A single window of Metallosphaera hakonensis JCM 8857 = DSM 7519 DNA harbors:
- a CDS encoding transposase: MELSTVNEVTLYGVRIMELVEGPGKISLTLVPKILSDDALLNKPAQEIERMAREEAERISPNYQRGKDVKRKGYASYRFLKGFKIVMDERETKYELEWISVKLPVLYGKGRVRTQVEETLLREERKVFASLMLVYSVKGGKLNAKLWMPEIETGNDFKYVIVDGKYVKLKGRKAVLLVAMGVTREGKRAVLELIISEAEDTIYWSLLVRVWKKTSFVLVVADGIKALDRAISLELHVGRQGCLVHLKRRATKEEREALDAITSSAELGKIKPETNPTLLSYLIADKKLWKWLKSNNLVESFNSLLERRFGLFHSPWRILQLARAIALYYNLFTCFLITVIILQSSSFLSLYPKYTQ, encoded by the coding sequence ATGGAACTATCAACTGTGAACGAGGTAACCCTCTACGGGGTCCGGATTATGGAGCTCGTAGAGGGACCTGGGAAGATATCCCTCACGCTCGTCCCCAAGATATTATCCGATGACGCCTTATTAAACAAACCGGCCCAGGAGATCGAGAGGATGGCGAGGGAGGAAGCTGAGAGGATTAGTCCCAACTACCAGAGAGGTAAGGATGTAAAGAGGAAGGGTTACGCGAGCTACAGGTTCCTGAAGGGGTTCAAGATCGTGATGGACGAGAGGGAGACGAAGTACGAGTTGGAGTGGATATCGGTGAAGTTGCCCGTGCTTTACGGTAAAGGGAGGGTGAGGACCCAGGTCGAGGAGACTCTGTTAAGGGAGGAGAGGAAGGTCTTCGCGTCCCTAATGTTGGTCTACTCAGTGAAGGGAGGTAAGTTGAACGCCAAGCTCTGGATGCCCGAGATTGAAACGGGCAACGACTTCAAGTACGTTATAGTTGACGGGAAGTACGTGAAGCTCAAGGGACGAAAGGCGGTCCTCCTCGTGGCTATGGGCGTGACACGGGAGGGAAAGAGGGCGGTCCTCGAGCTCATCATAAGCGAGGCTGAGGACACCATCTATTGGAGTCTCCTGGTCAGGGTCTGGAAGAAGACCAGCTTCGTCCTGGTGGTAGCTGACGGGATCAAGGCCTTGGACAGGGCGATCTCCCTTGAACTTCACGTGGGGAGGCAGGGCTGCCTGGTCCACCTCAAGCGTCGCGCGACCAAGGAGGAAAGGGAGGCTTTAGACGCGATCACCTCGTCAGCCGAGCTCGGCAAGATCAAGCCCGAGACCAACCCGACCCTTCTAAGCTACCTCATCGCCGACAAGAAGCTCTGGAAGTGGCTTAAGTCCAACAACCTGGTCGAGTCCTTCAACTCCCTCCTGGAGAGGAGGTTCGGGTTGTTTCACTCTCCCTGGAGGATACTACAGCTCGCGCGGGCCATAGCGCTCTACTACAACCTATTCACCTGTTTTCTCATCACTGTAATAATATTACAGTCTTCTTCATTCCTCTCACTTTATCCGAAATATACCCAATAA
- a CDS encoding PIN domain-containing protein, whose amino-acid sequence MLTESVLQEFAEFTYEKYVENMNASKEERALGYLKFFRYTMELISKHVLLVHSYRDYLEAMDLSRERSIDITDALITVAALRSHAVVITRDRDFERVRDLIGVEILK is encoded by the coding sequence ATGCTGACGGAGAGTGTCCTTCAGGAGTTCGCTGAGTTCACCTACGAAAAGTATGTGGAGAACATGAACGCGTCGAAGGAGGAGAGGGCTTTAGGCTACCTGAAGTTCTTCAGGTACACGATGGAGCTAATAAGTAAACACGTTCTCCTTGTACATTCCTACCGTGATTACTTAGAGGCGATGGACTTGTCAAGGGAAAGAAGTATAGACATTACAGACGCTCTTATCACAGTGGCAGCGTTGAGATCGCACGCCGTGGTGATAACCAGAGATAGGGACTTTGAGAGGGTTAGAGACCTGATTGGAGTAGAGATCTTGAAGTGA
- a CDS encoding glycosyltransferase family 4 protein has protein sequence MDLLFVNHRDIKHPQAGGAEQVLLEIGKRLARHFNVTWLSEEVPGLPREELMNQILIKRRGNRETLHLYSLMEARKHDIVLDSVAHAVPFFSHKVNRRTVALVHHVHQDVLDQETKLSWVLKWMERRVVGYERVIAVSETTKRELIKLGFKGKVTVIYNGVDHSKFLPGKKNEDPLVLWIGRLKRYKNPLDVVEISKGSAFRFLIAGGGELEEEVKRASGGNLTYLGRVSEGEKISLYQRAWVLLSTSSVEGFGMTVIEANACATPAVVYDRGSLSEIVRNGVNGYVVGYKDIQGMREAIEKTVENIDAMTKGSYEESLKYDWDKTAERYRTYLEEMSGK, from the coding sequence GTGGATCTTCTCTTCGTGAATCACAGGGACATTAAACACCCTCAGGCCGGAGGGGCTGAGCAGGTACTACTTGAGATAGGAAAGAGGTTAGCTAGACACTTCAACGTCACTTGGTTGAGTGAGGAGGTTCCAGGCCTACCCAGGGAAGAGCTCATGAACCAAATCCTGATTAAGAGGAGAGGGAACAGGGAAACACTTCATCTCTACTCCCTTATGGAGGCAAGGAAGCACGACATTGTCCTAGATAGCGTAGCCCATGCCGTCCCTTTCTTCTCGCACAAGGTGAATAGGAGGACTGTAGCTCTGGTTCATCACGTTCATCAGGACGTCCTCGATCAGGAGACCAAACTTTCGTGGGTACTGAAGTGGATGGAGAGAAGAGTGGTAGGGTATGAAAGGGTCATAGCAGTCTCTGAGACCACCAAGAGGGAGTTGATCAAGTTGGGCTTTAAGGGGAAAGTTACTGTGATATATAACGGGGTTGATCACTCCAAGTTTCTTCCAGGAAAGAAGAACGAGGACCCTCTCGTCCTCTGGATAGGGAGGTTAAAGAGGTATAAGAACCCCCTTGATGTAGTAGAGATCTCCAAGGGCTCGGCCTTTAGGTTCTTGATTGCAGGAGGAGGGGAGCTAGAGGAAGAGGTCAAGAGAGCCAGTGGAGGAAATCTCACCTACCTAGGGAGAGTGAGCGAAGGAGAGAAGATCTCCCTTTATCAAAGAGCTTGGGTCCTCCTCTCAACCTCGTCAGTAGAGGGATTCGGGATGACAGTGATAGAGGCCAACGCTTGTGCCACGCCTGCAGTGGTATATGACCGAGGTTCCCTTTCAGAGATAGTAAGGAACGGGGTTAACGGTTACGTAGTCGGATATAAGGACATACAGGGAATGAGAGAGGCAATAGAGAAGACCGTGGAGAACATTGATGCCATGACAAAGGGAAGTTACGAGGAATCCCTGAAGTATGACTGGGACAAGACAGCGGAAAGATACAGGACCTATCTAGAGGAGATGAGTGGGAAGTGA
- a CDS encoding glycosyltransferase family 4 protein — protein MKATLVIHRVAKSVSGEGYVVRVTAELFKEKRVETTISTFSPPLEDLGFPYISVIPFKLRRFDKYQRVFTYFSAKRTNPDFFFNVTALPLPLSNIAKHIVYGVAPEFSSVPSKYSTSAIWKAYLFPLRGLLNKFKEEAKRAIFLANSKYSSEAVKEIYGVEPSVVYPPVDIRDFLRAYHEIGDPFFVTIGRFEPGKRLDLAVQLSAMTGIKGIIVGSMEHEGYMRKLVKMSKRLNANVEFLPNLKRDSLIQIMSRASVYFHPTPGEHFGIPIVEAMASGLVPIVPKESGGYEIVPEFSYSNLDEASEMLKNNMNADGSVRRELKERSLKFDKEIFKEKIWNIISSI, from the coding sequence ATGAAAGCTACGCTAGTGATTCACAGAGTTGCTAAAAGTGTAAGCGGCGAGGGATACGTGGTTAGGGTTACAGCCGAGCTCTTTAAAGAGAAGAGAGTGGAGACCACTATTTCTACCTTCTCTCCGCCTCTTGAAGACTTGGGTTTCCCATACATTTCCGTAATTCCCTTTAAGTTAAGGAGATTCGACAAATATCAAAGGGTTTTCACTTATTTCTCCGCTAAGAGGACTAACCCAGATTTCTTTTTCAACGTCACTGCGCTTCCTCTCCCCCTATCTAACATCGCCAAGCATATTGTTTATGGGGTAGCGCCTGAGTTCTCGTCCGTTCCGTCTAAATATAGCACTTCGGCGATATGGAAAGCCTACCTTTTTCCCCTACGAGGATTATTGAACAAGTTCAAAGAAGAAGCCAAGAGAGCTATCTTCCTAGCGAACTCCAAGTACTCCTCAGAGGCAGTAAAGGAAATATATGGAGTTGAGCCTTCAGTTGTTTATCCTCCGGTGGATATAAGGGATTTCTTAAGAGCCTATCATGAGATAGGAGATCCCTTCTTCGTTACAATTGGAAGGTTTGAACCAGGGAAAAGGCTTGACTTAGCCGTTCAACTTTCAGCTATGACAGGAATTAAAGGAATCATCGTGGGTTCCATGGAACATGAAGGTTACATGAGGAAGCTTGTTAAAATGAGTAAGAGATTAAATGCCAACGTTGAGTTTTTACCGAATTTAAAAAGAGATTCTTTGATTCAAATAATGTCTAGGGCTTCCGTATACTTTCATCCCACTCCTGGAGAACACTTCGGTATTCCAATAGTGGAGGCCATGGCTTCGGGCCTTGTGCCAATAGTCCCAAAGGAAAGCGGGGGGTATGAGATAGTCCCAGAATTCAGTTATAGTAACCTCGATGAAGCCTCAGAAATGCTGAAGAACAACATGAACGCGGATGGATCGGTAAGAAGAGAATTAAAAGAGAGATCTCTTAAGTTTGATAAGGAAATATTTAAGGAGAAAATATGGAATATTATTTCTTCTATTTAA
- a CDS encoding PaREP1 family protein, which translates to MEELIKKAEEKGIDVEDLIILALSKEDPQESMKLRMELAEKYMTEALEYLKKGDAIQASEKAYKVAEEVVKALAEKFNLTEYQQALKEGRWYTYLLGKASNVLANKLGNWVLDGWSNAYFLHIWGFHEAKLTTADITSYINRVKEMLNEAKKILNSAN; encoded by the coding sequence ATGGAAGAGTTAATAAAAAAGGCTGAGGAGAAGGGTATTGATGTAGAAGATTTAATAATCTTAGCATTATCAAAGGAAGACCCTCAAGAAAGCATGAAGTTAAGGATGGAACTTGCAGAGAAGTACATGACTGAAGCCTTAGAGTATCTGAAGAAGGGTGATGCAATCCAAGCCTCAGAAAAAGCTTATAAGGTAGCTGAAGAAGTTGTTAAAGCCCTTGCAGAGAAGTTTAATTTGACGGAATATCAGCAAGCGCTAAAAGAGGGCAGATGGTATACTTACTTACTGGGCAAAGCTTCCAATGTCTTAGCAAACAAATTAGGTAATTGGGTATTGGATGGCTGGAGTAATGCGTATTTCCTTCATATATGGGGCTTTCATGAGGCAAAGCTAACAACTGCAGATATAACTTCTTATATAAATAGGGTTAAGGAAATGTTGAACGAAGCTAAGAAAATACTGAATAGTGCAAATTAA
- a CDS encoding glycosyltransferase family 2 protein — translation MNDFPEVSVIITVYDRDKYIYSAINSVLNQTLDPSKYEILVVGKLENKEILDFLRRERIMFIENKERAIGPKIVDALKMAKGRIISFLEDDDLFHPDKLETVIENFSHDKKIGFMSHPLHIIDNENNHNTLSNTGYQSIYIDKNKPDKKERFLKAWKQGSKARYTASTVSILKDILVENIGYLQHVNFSPDSFYIFVSFKSKYNMIYSDRNLGDFRMSMHSLSKNLEELGNFIKHKKLYSFYFCLDYLNYKQMLQETELKQFITGASLFHKIYYNIYNSNRDNRCSLSMNEMFKWMMGIPDYSLKHWYDRFYPFISRMPWFIRLQFIKKSFERHRKGYLSLLEERSIS, via the coding sequence ATGAATGATTTTCCTGAAGTGTCAGTTATTATTACCGTGTATGACAGAGATAAATATATATATTCTGCTATAAACAGTGTATTAAATCAAACTTTAGACCCCAGCAAGTACGAGATATTAGTTGTTGGGAAATTAGAGAATAAAGAGATTTTAGATTTTTTGAGGAGGGAAAGAATAATGTTCATCGAAAACAAAGAGAGGGCGATTGGTCCTAAAATCGTTGATGCTTTAAAAATGGCCAAAGGTAGAATAATATCATTTCTTGAGGACGATGACCTATTTCATCCAGATAAACTAGAAACGGTCATAGAGAACTTTTCACATGATAAAAAGATAGGGTTTATGTCTCATCCTTTACATATTATTGATAACGAAAATAATCATAACACCCTATCTAACACTGGTTATCAAAGTATATATATAGACAAGAATAAGCCTGATAAGAAAGAAAGATTTCTTAAAGCGTGGAAACAGGGATCAAAAGCTAGATATACGGCATCTACAGTAAGCATTCTCAAGGACATTCTTGTGGAAAACATAGGTTATCTACAACATGTGAATTTCTCCCCTGATTCATTTTATATATTCGTTTCTTTTAAATCTAAATATAACATGATTTATAGTGACAGGAATCTAGGAGATTTTAGGATGTCAATGCACTCCCTTAGTAAAAATTTAGAAGAATTAGGTAATTTCATAAAGCATAAAAAACTATATTCATTTTATTTTTGTCTTGATTATCTCAATTATAAGCAGATGCTTCAGGAAACCGAATTAAAGCAATTTATAACTGGCGCATCGTTATTTCATAAAATATATTATAACATATATAATAGCAATAGAGACAATAGATGTTCGCTCTCAATGAATGAAATGTTTAAATGGATGATGGGAATTCCCGATTATTCTTTAAAGCACTGGTATGATAGATTCTACCCGTTTATCTCTAGAATGCCTTGGTTT